From the Mesotoga prima MesG1.Ag.4.2 genome, the window GCAGGACGCCAGTTAGCTTCTTGTGCCATTGCTAGTCCAGTATTTTCTGAAAATCTAGTTCTTCGTAGCGTTTCTTATGGCTTCGAGACACCAACCCTTACCAGTCCACTAATAAGAACCCGAGGCGAAGAGTACAACCGCGATTTTTGACAACGTTGTTTAAGAAGGAATCGCTCTGGACGTCAGAGCCACAACTTGATTTGCGAATAACGAAGAGAAACTAAAATAGTCATAGAGTGAAAGCCAAAGATGGAAATTCCATGATCGCTTAGCCTTTAAAGAGGGTTACAGATGATCTGTCTTAAGATCAGAAGTTTAAGTTTCATAAAGAAAGCGGTTCAGAGCTATTCCTTCACACCAGCAACTGAACTTCTTTCAATCAGTTCCGGTTTATGGACAACTCTATAGGCTTTGGAGCCATTGAGCATATCAAGAAGGATTTCAACAGATCTTCTTCCTACATCTTCCTTTGGATGGGCAAAAGTGGTCAGGACGTCCCTGAAATCACCGATAGGTCCATCATCGAATCCTATAACCGAGATATCTTCGGGTATATTTAGAGCAAGTCTCTTTGCTACCAGCTGTAGCTGCAGGGCCGTCGCATCGTTGTAACAGAAGATTGCAGTAGGGCGAATCTGCTGCGGTAGCGACATCAGTTCGTGAGCAATTTGCATAGGCGCACCTGTAAACTCCGAAACGTTGAAGGACTTTTCGTATATCTTCGAAAACCCCAGTTGCCTGCATCGATCTACAAAGCTCTTGGCCCTTATGACGCCGGGAAGATGTGTTGATTTGTATATTACTGCAACTCTTTTATGACCGTATTCAAAGAAGATCTCGGCCGCTTTTTCTCCTCCAAAGGCATCGTCCAGAACATTGCAGCTCACTTGATCTATGTTCCAGTCGCTGTGTACAAGAACAATTTTGACTCCCGATTTTGCCATAGATTTCACTAGATCTTTATTTGACCTCTTTGTAGCACTGTACACCGGATCGATTATCAAACCCTTTACCCCGGAAGCAATCCATTCTGAGAGTATCTGTCGTTCTTTGACCGGATCCTCCGCTGAATTGCCTAGAAGCATCTTGTATTCATTTCTAAAGAGGTGGTCCTCAGCCCCGAGCACTATATACGGAAAGATGTAGCTGGTTATTTGCTGGACCAGAATACCCACGAGGTGGTTGTCACTTCCATAGCTTACAAAGGTTCCAAGACCCGGTCTTCTGACTATTGCCGCCTCGAAAGAAAGCCTATCCAGAGCCTTTCGGACAGTTTCTCTGCTTGCACTAAACTTCTTCATTAGCTCTTTCTCCGTTGGGAGTTTATCTCCAACAGAGTACTTCCCGGACTTGAGTTCTTCAAGCAGAAAACGCTCAATTACAGAATACTTCGGAGTGATAACAGTCGCCTCCAGTTAGAATGTACGTACATATAGGATTCTACACCTGAATTATTTTTGAGTCAAGTTTTTGCACTCAGCTAGAAAAAGAAAGATTGTCATCGATCGGAATTTTACTCAGCAGTCGCGCGGGAAAGCATAGCGGCAAGAGTCAGTCATTCAACAGTCAGGGTATCTTCTCCAGGAATGGGATCGTGCTCTCTAATCACGACGGGAAAGCACTGCTGAGGCACTGTTTGTTGTAGTTTTCCATCTTTTGCTGTTCACAAGGTTTTTTGGACGCACCTCCTAAACAAACTGTGTCAAAGGTTCTATCGCTCGGTTCATATCTATTCTTCAAGCTTTCCCTGCAGTGGAAATTTCGATTTTTCAAGTTGAATGATTCGAATGGAGTTATCTCGGTAAGTTTCGTGCATCTAGTGATCTACGTCGGCCCCATTGTTTCATGGGGCTGCGATTGCGTTTATTGCATTATTCATGGTTTTTTTGAAGGGCTAAGACGACAAAAACGAGTCTATTTCCCTGAGAGTTATTTGCTAGTAATTTTCTAAGAATCCAGTGGTGACTGCAAGTTACGGGTAATGGTAAGAGCTAAGTCCAGAAAGAATATTTCTCACCTTCCCATCTCGACTTCCCAGAAGTTGCACTTTCACAGTTTCCTTTGCAAGGAATGGTTAACCAACAGAGATTAGAAAACGTGAATGGCCCGCCTAATAAACGATACTCATCGAATTAGAGAAATCCATCGTCTTGTGATGTTCTGAAGTGTTCTGAAGTACGATCCCTTTCTCTTGTGCAATTTCTTCAAGGGTTTTGTCTGTCTCTAAGAACTCCCTAACTAATCTGAGTTTGAACTCAGGATCATAAGGCTTGCCTTTCGGATGCTTCAGCCATATTCACCCCTTCTCCTTAGTCTACTATTCCTCACTTACTTGTCCAGTTCCCCTGGGGGTGAATACGAAACCTTTCCATTTTCTTGATTCATTTACCAGAGAGAATCTAAAAAACTCGATACCTCCCTAGAGAGCTAACAAAATGGTAAAATGATTTTGACTAACCGGTCAGTTAGGAAGTGGTGTGATGAAATCAAATGATGCTAATGATGCAAGAGAAAGAATCATCGATGCATCGATAGAACTGTTTTCAAAAAGGGGATTCCATGCAACTACTACAAGTGAGATTGCTGAGGCGGCAGGAGTGACGAAAGGGCTGATCTATTACTACTTCAAAAGTAAGGAGGAGATCCTAAGCCATGTGGTTAATTCCTTGCTTGAAGATGCTACTTCCATCACCATGGATTTCGTCCAGGAAGGCATCATTCAGATGATCAAAGACGGCGAACTCGATATTGAATATGAGAGGATGAAGTTTTCAAATGAGGAGTCTGCTATTGTTTTCGTGAACCGACTACTTGAATACTATGAAAGGATACTCGATTATCTATTGGAAAACAGGTTGTTGCTGAGGGTTTTGATGTTCGAATCATTGAAAGACAGCAAACACCATAACGATCTCTTTAGACTACTTGATCTCTCGAGAGACGTCGATAGCAATCCCATCCTAAAATTGATTTCCGAAGCCGACCACGATTTCACTTACTCCCTGGACATGGAATTGTTCAAGTTCTTCTTCTCTGTAATGCCCCTTGTAACTTTTGCAGCATACTATGATGATCTGAAAGAGAGAAGTATGATGAGTGGTGATGAACTGCGCAATTCCTTTCTTCAATCATTCAGAGAAGTATTGTCTTCTTTGAAAAGCGGGAATGAGATTTCGCTCAAAACAAAGCGCTCTAACGATACTGGATGAAAGCCTCGGCCCGGAGTTCAGTCTGTATTTAAAGCGATCCAAGAAGTCGCGATATGGATTTGCGGCCTTAAAGTTGCATACAGAGAAAACGGAGGATACTAAGAATGGCATGGCACTCATTGGAACTAGAAGAGGTATTAGAGAAACTGAATGTTGATCCCAACAAAGGATTGAGTTCTTCTGGAGTGGAAGAACGATTGGCTAGATTCGGCAGCAACATCCTGAGAGAGGAACGAAAGAAAACCATCTTCGAGCGTTTTCTAGAACAGTTTAAGGACGTTATGATAGCTATCCTTATGGCGGCAGCCGCAATTTCCTTCGTTGTTTCTCTATTCGAGAATGAAGGTTTCTTCGAACCTGTTTTGATAATGCTTATAGTAGTCTTGAATGCGGTAATCGGTGTAATACAGGAAAGCAAAGCCGAGAAGGCTCTCGATGCTTTGAAGAAGCTTTCTTCGCCTAATGCAAAGGTAATACGTGATGGGGAGCAAAGGATCGTTCAAGCTTCGAACGTGGTCCCAGGTGATATTGTGCTTGTAGAAGCCGGTGACTTCGTTCCAGCCGATGCTAGAATATTGAGTTCGGCAAGTCTCAAAGTGGATGAGTCAGCCCTAACCGGAGAATCGGTTTCGTCGGAGAAGAAAACCGAGGCTAAGGTAAAAGAAGATGCTACTTTGGGAGACAGGTTCAACATGATTTTCTCCGGTTGTAGCGTTACCTATGGAAGGGCGAAGGCTGTTGTCGTAGAGACTGGAATGCAAACTGAAATGGGGAAAATTGCGAGCATGCTTTCAGCGGAAGAAGAGACAGAAACTCCTCTCCAGAAGAAATTGAATGTTCTTGGAAAATATCTTGCAATTGCGGCTATAGTTGCCTGCGCGATAATCTTTCTGGTTGGTTTGATTGATGGCATTCCGATAATGGAGATATTCATGATCTCCGTTTCTCTAGCCGTTTCGGCAATACCTGAAGGCCTTCCTGCTATCGTAACGGTTGTTCTTGCCATAGGAGTGCAGCGGATGGTTAAAAGAAACGCGATAATTCGCAAGCTGCCAGCCGTTGAGACCCTGGGAAGTGCAACCGTAATCTGCTCAGACAAGACAGGAACACTGACTCAGAACAAAATGACACTGGTTAAGGCCTTTTCCGATTACGACTCAACTCTGGAAGAGATCTCTTCCGAGAACTTGCCGGAAATCAGAAGCCTTTTACTATATGCGACACTCTGTTCAGACGGAAGAATCATTTACGAAAGTGGAGAAGAAAAACAAATAGGAGACCCAACTGAGACAGCGATAGTATTTGCCGCTAAAAGAAATGGAATTGAGAAAGAGAAAATTGAGGAGAAATATCCAAGATTAGCCGAGATTCCGTTCGATTCAGAGCGAAAAATGATGACAACAATCAACAGAATCGAAAACAAGAATGTAGTAATTACAAAGGGTGCAATTGATTCAGTTGCTCTTAGATGTGTTGCGGGAGACGTCGAAAAGGGAAGAAGAATTGCAGAAGAGATGGGTAGCGATGCCCTGCGAGTGCTTGCCATAGCCTATAAGCATATCGAGGAGATTCCAGAGATCCTTGATCCCGCCGAGATCGAGAGCGGGCTTACATTCATGGGTCTCGTGGGTATGATCGATCCAGCACGGCCAGAAGCAAAGGAATCGGTGGCACTATGTAAACAGGCTGGGATAAAGCCGGTCATGATAACCGGTGATCATAAGCTAACCGCCGCAGCAATTGCCAGAGAAGTCGGGATTCTGTCACCTGAAGAAAAGGTTGTTGATGGAAGCGAACTTGCAAGAATGCTGGATAGTGAGCTCGAAGAACGAGTTCGGGATATCTCGGTTTATGCCAGAGTTTCTCCTTCAGACAAGTTGAGGATCGTTCACGCATGGCAGAAACAAGGTGAAGTGGTGGCAATGACGGGAGATGGAGTTAATGACGCTCCTGCTCTCAAGGCAGCAGATATAGGATGTGCTATGGGAATAACTGGAACCGATGTGGCAAAGAGCGCGGCTGACATGACACTTACAGATGATAATTTCTCAACTATTGTAGAGGCCGTGAAGGAAGGTCGGGGGATCTATGCCAACATAAGAAAGGTGGTTGGTTTCCTTCTTGGAACGAATATAGGGGAGATTTTGACTGTATTTGCGGCGATGATTATCTGGAGAGAAGCTCCTCTAATATCTGCTCAGTTGCTCTGGATAAATCTCGTCACCGACAGCCTACCTGCAATCGCATTAGGCATGGAACCCGTTGAAGAGGATGTTATGAAAAGCAAGCCTAAACGAAAGAATGAAGGAATATTTGCAAATGGACTTGGTTACAGAGTAATTCTGCAGGGAATCATGTTCGCTTTTCTAACTCTGATTGGGTTTTCGATTGGCTGGAAGAGTACCGGAGATATCGTTGTAGGCAGAACAATGGCCTTTGCTATACTTTCTTTGACCCAGATCTTTCATTCTTTTAACATGCGGTCAAATCACTCGCTATTTAAAACCGGTCTCTTTTCCAATGTCTTCCATATTTTTGCGACAGTAGTGTCGCTGGCAATGGTTGCTTTTGTTCTATTCATAGATCCAGTCGCGAGAATATTTGGGCTAGCCGAGCTGAACGCTTCGATGTATCTGCTTGCTATTCTGCTTTCTCTTGTACCAATACCGGTGATTGAGTTAGAAAAGCTCGCAGGCGTCATGAGACGCAGAGATTGATAATTAAAAGGCCTGTAGTTCGCCGACAAAATACCGTGTGCAACCGGGCTTGCCTGAAAAGCATACACGACTTATCATGAAGTTCTCTACGTTTGTTCCTCGTTATATATCATAATATATGTAATGAGAGGATTATTTTTTGCTTCTAGCTAGGGTCCACAATCTCAATAAACCCTTCCTCGCCAAAGATGACCTTTCTTCTACGAGAAAGTGGTTTACAACCTAAGTTCCCGAAAAGTCTAACGATGAAAACCTTGTAAAGGGTTGAAAAGAGTGAGTTAGGGTTGTTTTCTCTAGGTTTATGCCTCGTTATATATTATAATGTATGTAACGAGGTGAGGAGATGGGGATTGTCTATCAAAAGAACAAGAAAACTGGAATCACATATGTATACAACAATCAAGCCTATTGGGACAAGGAAAAACAACAGTCCAGAGCCAAGAGAACCTTAATCGGCAAACTGGATCCAGACACTGGAGAAATCCTACCGACCAGGTCATACAGGAAGGACACTGAACAGAAGGATAGCATTTCGAAAAAGCCCGGTCCAGTTCCCATAACCAAAATCCGCAGGGATTTCTATGGTGCTTGCTATCTTCTCGATCAGGTTGGAAAGATCACAGAAGTTGAGGCAGATTTGAAAGCGTGTTTCCCCGATCGTTATAGAATGATTCTGTCTATTGCCTATTATCTTATTCTGGAAGAGAACAACTCACTCAGTAGGTTTTCACATTGGCAGAGATTGCATGTTCATCCTTATGGAGAAGACATACCATCACAGCGCAGCAGTGAGCTGTTCCAATCTATTTCCGAAGAAGAGAGGATGATGTTCTTCAAGAAACAAGGTAGACGTAGAATTGAGAAAGAATACTGGGCCTTTGACATCACTTCCATCTCCAGTTATTCAGAGACACTGAGTCAGGTAAAGAAGGGAAGAAACAAAGAGTACGACAGACTACCTCACATCAACCTCGCCCTTCTCTTCGGTGAACAGTCTGGACTTCCCTTTTACTACCGGAAGCTCCCTGGCAATATCACCGACGTGAAAACAGTCAAGCAGCTTATGGCTGAATTCAATGTCATGGGATACAAAAAGGTAAGTGTCCTTCTTGACAGAGGCTTTTACAGCAGAGAGAACATAAACCTGCTCTTCAAGAACCACCAGAAGTTCATCGTCGGTGTCAAACTGAATCTGAATTATGTAAAAGAGATCGTAGAAGAAGAGCGTGAGAACCTTCAACTGTGGTCAAATCTTCAACCTCAGTTCAGAGTATATGGCTTGTGCCGAACAATCCAGTGGGATTACGAGCAGGAAAGACCAAACAAAGGGGACGTATTAAGCTCGAAGAGACGGGCATATCTTCATCTTTTCTACAATGGCGAGAAGGCTGCCAGAGATCAGGCAGAGATGAACGATTATCTGAGCAGACTATACAATGATCTGGTAAACAACACACGTGAAGAATACCGCATGAAGGACTATGATAGATTCTTCACTGTTACCAGTACACCAAAAAGGGGCAGGAAAGTCACACCGAAGGAAGAGGCGATGCGTGAAGCGGCAAGAAACTATGGCTATTTCGCACTGCTTTCCAATGAAGTCAACGATCCCTTCGAGGCCTTATCTCTCTATCGCAGTAAAGACATAGTGGAAAAGGGGTTTGGGAACCTCAAGGATCGTTTGAATTTCCGTAGAATGCAGGTTTCCTCAGAACTATCACTGAATGGAAAGCTGTTTGTCGAGTTTGTCGCATTGATTTATCTTTCCTACATAAAGAAGAAGATGCAGGACACCTGTCTCTTCGAGAACTGGACATTGCAGGGTCTCCTTGACGAACTTGACACCATTGAAAGGTTTGAGTCTCCCGAACATGGCCGCTTGATCGGAGAAGTCACTAAAAAGCAGAAGGATATCTATGTCAAGCTGGGGGTGAAATCACCCTCGTTATAATTTCCGGGAGTGCAGGTTACAATCGTCAATGTGTTGCTCTTAACTTCTCGCGGAGATCCATTGAAGACCAGCAGTCTCATTTGAAACCTCCTCTAACGTTCCCTCAGTGGAATCAAAAAAGGCAAGATTGAAGCCATTTCTATAGCAGTACGTTCACAGATCTTCCTCACGATCTCAAGATCAACTATGGCTGTATCGTCCTATTCTTAAGTCAGAACACTCGAAAGGGATACTTCCCGTACCTCTTCTTTGATAGATTTTGCCTGCCCCAACAGTGAAAAACGGAAGGACTATTGGGATCATCTTATCGATCGCCTCCTCCAATATGGACGAAGTGAGACACAATATGAGTGGTGATGCAAATAGAAGAAGGCTAGAATTAACTGATCTCCTTATTTCATCGGAATCATCTTTCGCGGCGCATTCTCCAGGTGATTCCACCCAGAATTCAAAGCATCCCATACACTGTTTTATATCTAGATCCGTTAGCGCGAAATACTCGACATTGCTTCTATATCTCGAAGAGAAGAAACTAGTCTGTCAATGTACTCATCGAATTTTTCTCTACCTATCGTGCACCGTTCAAAATGCTGATTCTCATGACGAGGATCTCCGGCTATAGCTCTACAGTCGAAGCACTTTCGGCCGACAGATAAAAGGCGTCTAAGATGCTCTGAACAGCCAGGGCCTCCTCGGGAGTTGGTATTGTTGATTCCTTTCCCAAGCAACTATCTATGAAACTTTCTACCGACCTCTTATAGCAGTCTTTGCTTTCTGCAAACGGTATGGCCGTATTCGTTAACTCTCCGTGTGATTCGGCAAATACTTCCGGTGGGAAGACCGTAGCGCCTGCTCTATCACCGAAAATTTGAAGATTCATGATTGAACGATCTTTCATGTTTAGCGCAAAGGAAGTCTTCAGGATCAGTGAAGCTCCGTTGTGAAACCTCACAAAGCCAAAGGCCGAATCTTCGACGGAATATTTCTCAGGATCCCAGCCGCCCATAAGTCCAACTCCACTCCTTTTGGCAATTTTACAGTAAGCGCTTGCCGTAATGCTCTTCGGCTGTGGAAATCTCATCATATGGAGCGCCAGATCCAGCATATGAACTCCTATATCAACCAGTGGACCTCCGCCCTGGATCTCTTTGTTGGTGAAGGAACCCCATCCAGGAATTCCGCGTCTCCTCAACGCTGTTGCTTCGCAAAAATATATCTCACCAAGATCTCCACTGTCGACAAACTTCTTTATGGCGATTGCTTCACTCCTGAAACGATAATGGAAGTTGAATGAAAGAATCTTTCCTGCTTCCTTTGAGGCGACCATCATTTCTTGAACTTCTCTTGCGTTGATGGCAGGAGGTTTTTCACAAAAGACATGAGATCCAGATCTCAGTGCGCTTACAGTAGCTGCAGAGTGAAATTTGTTTGGAGTACAAACGAACACGGCATCGGGATTCAAAGAAGACAGCATTTCATTGTAATCACCGAAAGTGTTATCTATTCCAAATCTGCTGGAAAGCATAACTGCCCTCTCTACAGCGGGATCTGCTATCCCGACCAGTTCTACCCTGTCACTCATCTCGGATAAAACCGGGAGATGGGTGACCTCTGCAATCTGGCCGGCCCCAATCAAGGCGACGCGGAGTCTCCCAAACTTCATCTTTCAATGCTCCTGAGAAGATCTCGAATAAAGGCGCATGACTCACCGTATCCTTTAACAGGATCGTCTCCGATCACTCTACATTCGAATACAATGTCACCGGAATAACCGATTTCAGACAGTGCCGAAAAGAGTGTCTTGAAATCTAAGTGCGCCTGACCCGGCTGATAACGGTTGCTGTCGGCGATGTGCACGTGTCCGATATACCTGCCGTTCTCTATTACCGCCTGCCTGATATCGGCCTCTTCGATATTCATATGAAAAGCGTCAGCCGTCAGTCTGACATTAGAAAATCGGCCCATTTCTATCACTTTCGCGGCAGATTGAAGGGTGTTTAACATATGATCTTCGTACCTGTTAAGTGGCTCCAGATAGATGAAGGTGTCCGTTTCTGCAGCAATTTTGTTCAAGCTTCCAAGGGATTCCAGGAGAACTGCTGTATCTTCTGAATCAGATCTCGGAGGGACCATAGGTGGGAGCCTCTTCGAAAACATTCCCCAGGCGGCAGGTACAACGATTCCCTTTCCGCCGACCTTAGATAGTGCCTTCAAGATCTCTCCGATGTCCTCTGTTGCCTGCTCCCTTTTCTCCCGGGAAAAATCACCGATCCAACCACGGTATCCCCCACAGGCGCTTGTCACAGGGAATCCTGTTGACCGGACAGCTTCGCTCACTTCCGCGAACCTCTCCAGAAGAACTTTTCCGTCTATTTCGTAACCGTCGAATCCAAGGCTTCGAATGAATTGCAGTTTCTCCTCCATTTGAGAAGGGAAGAAGTCCTTGTCCTGAGTTATCACTTTCATATGCTCACCTCTCAAAAAGCTACTCCGAGCTTAATACTCAGTTCGGGATTAGTGTCCACATATTTACAGTACGCGCTCGGCGATTCTTCGAAGTTCACAACTGGATTCACGATGTCGTCGCCAGAGAGAGAACCATCCAGTATCAAATTCCAGCAGGTTTTTTCGATTCTCTTTCTATCCCATCTTGGAAAGTCTGGATTGGGCTCACTCGCGGCGCGAGAAAAAACAACTCTTCCGTAGTTGTAGTGGGCTTCCCTTCCGAAGTTGATGCCGCCGGCAAACTCCCTTGCCCAGGCCACATATGAAACCGTTCCTCCGTAGGCAAGCCCCCTTAGAGCCGACTGAAGCGCGCCTGCAGATCCGCTGGTCTCAATGATGCAGTCGGCCCCGAGCTTGCCGGTAAGCCTTTTTATCTCAAGCCCGACGTCGCACTCACCTGGGTCGAGCACGTAATCCGCTCCGGAGTTCAGCGCAGCCTCACGCCTTATCGCGATAGGATCCACACCTATCACTGGCCTGGCTCCGATTTTCTTCCCGAGCTGTACCGCCATTAATCCGATGGCTCCAAGGCCAATCACTGCGATGTAATCTCCCGGCCTTACATTTCCGTCTCTGATTCCGGAAAGGGCAAACTGGGCGGGATCATAACACACAGCGCTCTTCCAGGAGACTCCGGTAGGGACCTTTAGTAGACGGTCGTTTCCTATAGCGTTTATAATGTGAGTTTCACGAATTCCTCCGTAAGAGCAGACCCTTTCACCGATGGAGTAGTCTTTTACGTCTACCCCTTTCACTACTATCTTTCCTACCCACATGTTGCCCAGATTCCAGGAACCGAACTCTACGCCCTTTTTTTCGCCAGCTGATCTCGGTAAAATTAGATGCCAGTCTTTGTCGTAGAATTCGTCTATCAGAGGACTTTCACCTCTGAAGTCTGCTACCTCTGAGCCGTGCTTTGGAGAAGCAAACTCGACCTCGACCATCACCTCATTGGCCGCTACCTTTCTATCCTGATACTCAACGATGGCCGCTTTTCGCGGTGCAGTTGCCACAAGCATCCTTGGCATCAACCCTGACCTCCTTGTTAAAGACTTTCTTTACACCGACCAATTATCACACATGAGGCAGGAAGACACTATTTATTCTTACTTTGTTTCACGAAAGTGCATGAATAATTGCGTTCGCACTGGGAAGAGTCTCAGCAGGTCTGGAAAGGTGATTGAGAAGGGCCTATTTAGAGCTGCCCATTGTCAATCCCCGAACCAAGTCATTTTGGACAAGGAGTCCAAAGACAATCATCGGAAGCACTGTGATTATCGCTGCCGCGCTCATAACACCCCATTCAATATTCCTTTCGCTTACGAACATATTGACCAGAACAGGAAGAGGTCTTGTATCCTGACCGGTGAGTACAAGCGCGAAAAGGAATTCATTCCACGCAATCAGAGCGCAGAGTATGGATGTGGCTGATAGTCCTGGCATTACAAGAGGAAGCACTACTCTCCTTAACGACTGAAAACGGGTGCATCCATCAATCATAGCCGCTTCTTCAAGAGAAACAGGGATTTCCTGGAAGAAGCCACGCATCATCCAGATCGCGAAAGGGACGCTGAAAAAGGATAGAGCGAGAACGATCGGGAGGTATGTGTTGGATATTCCAAGATATCTGGCGATCATGAAGAAAGGCAGGACCATGACTATCGGGGGTGTCATTCTTGCTATAAGGACTACGAAAGCGATTGTGTTGGCATGCTTCC encodes:
- a CDS encoding GntR family transcriptional regulator codes for the protein MTPKYSVIERFLLEELKSGKYSVGDKLPTEKELMKKFSASRETVRKALDRLSFEAAIVRRPGLGTFVSYGSDNHLVGILVQQITSYIFPYIVLGAEDHLFRNEYKMLLGNSAEDPVKERQILSEWIASGVKGLIIDPVYSATKRSNKDLVKSMAKSGVKIVLVHSDWNIDQVSCNVLDDAFGGEKAAEIFFEYGHKRVAVIYKSTHLPGVIRAKSFVDRCRQLGFSKIYEKSFNVSEFTGAPMQIAHELMSLPQQIRPTAIFCYNDATALQLQLVAKRLALNIPEDISVIGFDDGPIGDFRDVLTTFAHPKEDVGRRSVEILLDMLNGSKAYRVVHKPELIERSSVAGVKE
- a CDS encoding TetR/AcrR family transcriptional regulator; the protein is MKSNDANDARERIIDASIELFSKRGFHATTTSEIAEAAGVTKGLIYYYFKSKEEILSHVVNSLLEDATSITMDFVQEGIIQMIKDGELDIEYERMKFSNEESAIVFVNRLLEYYERILDYLLENRLLLRVLMFESLKDSKHHNDLFRLLDLSRDVDSNPILKLISEADHDFTYSLDMELFKFFFSVMPLVTFAAYYDDLKERSMMSGDELRNSFLQSFREVLSSLKSGNEISLKTKRSNDTG
- a CDS encoding calcium-translocating P-type ATPase, PMCA-type, with product MAWHSLELEEVLEKLNVDPNKGLSSSGVEERLARFGSNILREERKKTIFERFLEQFKDVMIAILMAAAAISFVVSLFENEGFFEPVLIMLIVVLNAVIGVIQESKAEKALDALKKLSSPNAKVIRDGEQRIVQASNVVPGDIVLVEAGDFVPADARILSSASLKVDESALTGESVSSEKKTEAKVKEDATLGDRFNMIFSGCSVTYGRAKAVVVETGMQTEMGKIASMLSAEEETETPLQKKLNVLGKYLAIAAIVACAIIFLVGLIDGIPIMEIFMISVSLAVSAIPEGLPAIVTVVLAIGVQRMVKRNAIIRKLPAVETLGSATVICSDKTGTLTQNKMTLVKAFSDYDSTLEEISSENLPEIRSLLLYATLCSDGRIIYESGEEKQIGDPTETAIVFAAKRNGIEKEKIEEKYPRLAEIPFDSERKMMTTINRIENKNVVITKGAIDSVALRCVAGDVEKGRRIAEEMGSDALRVLAIAYKHIEEIPEILDPAEIESGLTFMGLVGMIDPARPEAKESVALCKQAGIKPVMITGDHKLTAAAIAREVGILSPEEKVVDGSELARMLDSELEERVRDISVYARVSPSDKLRIVHAWQKQGEVVAMTGDGVNDAPALKAADIGCAMGITGTDVAKSAADMTLTDDNFSTIVEAVKEGRGIYANIRKVVGFLLGTNIGEILTVFAAMIIWREAPLISAQLLWINLVTDSLPAIALGMEPVEEDVMKSKPKRKNEGIFANGLGYRVILQGIMFAFLTLIGFSIGWKSTGDIVVGRTMAFAILSLTQIFHSFNMRSNHSLFKTGLFSNVFHIFATVVSLAMVAFVLFIDPVARIFGLAELNASMYLLAILLSLVPIPVIELEKLAGVMRRRD
- a CDS encoding IS1634 family transposase; its protein translation is MGIVYQKNKKTGITYVYNNQAYWDKEKQQSRAKRTLIGKLDPDTGEILPTRSYRKDTEQKDSISKKPGPVPITKIRRDFYGACYLLDQVGKITEVEADLKACFPDRYRMILSIAYYLILEENNSLSRFSHWQRLHVHPYGEDIPSQRSSELFQSISEEERMMFFKKQGRRRIEKEYWAFDITSISSYSETLSQVKKGRNKEYDRLPHINLALLFGEQSGLPFYYRKLPGNITDVKTVKQLMAEFNVMGYKKVSVLLDRGFYSRENINLLFKNHQKFIVGVKLNLNYVKEIVEEERENLQLWSNLQPQFRVYGLCRTIQWDYEQERPNKGDVLSSKRRAYLHLFYNGEKAARDQAEMNDYLSRLYNDLVNNTREEYRMKDYDRFFTVTSTPKRGRKVTPKEEAMREAARNYGYFALLSNEVNDPFEALSLYRSKDIVEKGFGNLKDRLNFRRMQVSSELSLNGKLFVEFVALIYLSYIKKKMQDTCLFENWTLQGLLDELDTIERFESPEHGRLIGEVTKKQKDIYVKLGVKSPSL
- a CDS encoding Gfo/Idh/MocA family protein — encoded protein: MKFGRLRVALIGAGQIAEVTHLPVLSEMSDRVELVGIADPAVERAVMLSSRFGIDNTFGDYNEMLSSLNPDAVFVCTPNKFHSAATVSALRSGSHVFCEKPPAINAREVQEMMVASKEAGKILSFNFHYRFRSEAIAIKKFVDSGDLGEIYFCEATALRRRGIPGWGSFTNKEIQGGGPLVDIGVHMLDLALHMMRFPQPKSITASAYCKIAKRSGVGLMGGWDPEKYSVEDSAFGFVRFHNGASLILKTSFALNMKDRSIMNLQIFGDRAGATVFPPEVFAESHGELTNTAIPFAESKDCYKRSVESFIDSCLGKESTIPTPEEALAVQSILDAFYLSAESASTVEL
- a CDS encoding sugar phosphate isomerase/epimerase family protein, producing the protein MKVITQDKDFFPSQMEEKLQFIRSLGFDGYEIDGKVLLERFAEVSEAVRSTGFPVTSACGGYRGWIGDFSREKREQATEDIGEILKALSKVGGKGIVVPAAWGMFSKRLPPMVPPRSDSEDTAVLLESLGSLNKIAAETDTFIYLEPLNRYEDHMLNTLQSAAKVIEMGRFSNVRLTADAFHMNIEEADIRQAVIENGRYIGHVHIADSNRYQPGQAHLDFKTLFSALSEIGYSGDIVFECRVIGDDPVKGYGESCAFIRDLLRSIER
- a CDS encoding zinc-dependent alcohol dehydrogenase; this encodes MPRMLVATAPRKAAIVEYQDRKVAANEVMVEVEFASPKHGSEVADFRGESPLIDEFYDKDWHLILPRSAGEKKGVEFGSWNLGNMWVGKIVVKGVDVKDYSIGERVCSYGGIRETHIINAIGNDRLLKVPTGVSWKSAVCYDPAQFALSGIRDGNVRPGDYIAVIGLGAIGLMAVQLGKKIGARPVIGVDPIAIRREAALNSGADYVLDPGECDVGLEIKRLTGKLGADCIIETSGSAGALQSALRGLAYGGTVSYVAWAREFAGGINFGREAHYNYGRVVFSRAASEPNPDFPRWDRKRIEKTCWNLILDGSLSGDDIVNPVVNFEESPSAYCKYVDTNPELSIKLGVAF
- a CDS encoding carbohydrate ABC transporter permease, with product MIRRRPVTRILVFTVIALALIWTLVPLAWILLSSFKFEADQFSIPPKWFPERLTLQNYAKFFGNSEFVRSLINSVLITFLSTVIALFLGVPAAYALARFNWKHANTIAFVVLIARMTPPIVMVLPFFMIARYLGISNTYLPIVLALSFFSVPFAIWMMRGFFQEIPVSLEEAAMIDGCTRFQSLRRVVLPLVMPGLSATSILCALIAWNEFLFALVLTGQDTRPLPVLVNMFVSERNIEWGVMSAAAIITVLPMIVFGLLVQNDLVRGLTMGSSK